Proteins encoded by one window of Ictidomys tridecemlineatus isolate mIctTri1 chromosome 7, mIctTri1.hap1, whole genome shotgun sequence:
- the Chrnd gene encoding acetylcholine receptor subunit delta: protein MEGPVLTLGLLATLVVCGSWGLNEEERLIRHLFTEKGYKKELRPVTRKEESVDVSLALTLSNLISLKEVEETLTTNVWIEHGWTDSRLQWDAEEFGNISVLRLPPDMLWLPEIVLENNNDGSFQISYSCNVLVYNSGYVYWLPPAIFRSSCPISVTYFPFDWQNCSLKFSSLKYTAKEITLSLKQEEEDGRAYPVEWIIIDPEGFTENGEWEIVHRPARVNVDPSASLDSTSRQDVTFYLIIRRKPLFYVINILVPCVLISFMINLVFYLPADCGEKTSVAISVLLAQSVFLLLISKRLPATSMAIPLIGKFLLFGMVLVTMVVVICVITLNIHFRTPSTHVLSEGIKKLFLETLPELLHMSRPAEDGPSPGALIRRSSSLGYISKAEEYFSLKSRSDLMFEKQSERHGLARRPTTARRPPASSEQAQQELFSELKPAVEGANFIVNHMKDQNSYNEEKDSWNQVARTVDRLCLCVVTPVMVIGTAWIFLQGIYNQPPPQPFPGDPFSYDLQDKRFI, encoded by the exons ATGGAGGGCCCTGTGCTGACACTGGGGCTGCTGGCCACCTTGGTGGTGTGTG GCAGCTGGGGCCTGAACGAGGAGGAACGGCTCATCAGGCACCTCTTCACGGAGAAGGGCTACAAGAAGGAGCTCCGGCCCGTGACCCGCAAAGAGGAGAGTGTGGACGTCTCTCTGGCTCTCActctctccaacctcatctccctG AAAGAAGTGGAGGAGACCCTCACTACCAACGTCTGGATAGAGCAC GGCTGGACAGACAGCCGGCTACAGTGGGATGCTGAAGAATTTGGGAACATCAGTGTCCTGCGCCTGCCCCCTGACATGCTGTGGCTTCCCGAGATTGTGCTGGAGAATAA caaTGACGGCTCCTTCCAGATTTCCTACTCCTGCAATGTGCTAGTCTACAACTCGGGTTATGTGTACTGGCTGCCCCCCGCCATCTTccgctcctcctgccccatctctgTCACCTACTTCCCCTTCGACTGGCAGAACTGCTCCCTTAAGTTCAG TTCACTCAAGTACACGGCCAAGGAGATCACCctgagcctgaagcaggaggaggaggatggccgCGCTTACCCCGTGGAGTGGATCATCATCGACCCTGAGGGCTTCACAG AGAATGGGGAGTGGGAGATAGTGCACCGGCCAGCCAGGGTCAACGTGGACCCCAGCGCCTCGCTGGACAGCACCAGCCGCCAGGACGTCACCTTCTACCTCATCATCCGCCGCAAGCCGCTGTTCTACGTCATCAACATCCTGGTGCCCTGCGTGCTCATCTCCTTCATGATCAACCTGGTCTTCTACCTGCCGGCCGACT GTGGCGAGAAGACGTCCGTGGCCATCTCGGTGCTCCTGGCCCAGTCTGTCTTCCTGCTGCTCATCTCCAAGCGGCTGCCTGCCACGTCCATGGCCATCCCCCTCATTGGCAA GTTCCTGCTCTTTGGCATGGTCCTGGTGACCATGGTGGTGGTGATCTGTGTCATCACCCTCAACATCCACTTCCGAACACCCAGCACCCACGTGCTGTCCGAGGGCATCAAGAAG CTCTTCCTGGAGACCCTGCCAGAGCTCCTGCACATGTCCCGGCCGGCAGAGGACGGGCCCAGCCCCGGGGCCCTGATCCGGAGGAGCAGCTCCCTGGGCTACATCTCCAAGGCTGAGGAGTACTTCTCACTCAAGTCCCGCAGTGACCTCATGTTTGAGAAGCAGTCCGAGCGGCATGGGCTGGCCCGGCGCCCCACCACTGCCC GCAGGCCCCCAGCAAGCTCTGAGCAAGCCCAGCAGGAGCTCTTCAGTGAGCTGAAGCCCGCTGTGGAGGGGGCAAACTTCATCGTCAACCACATGAAAGATCAGAACAGTTACAACGAG GAGAAGGACAGCTGGAACCAGGTGGCCCGCACAGTGGACCGCCTGTGCTTGTGTGTGGTGACGCCCGTCATGGTGATAGGCACAGCCTGGATCTTCCTGCAGGGCATCTACAACCAGCCTCCACCCCAGCCTTTCCCTGGGGACCCCTTCTCTTATGACCTGCAGGACAAGCGCTTCATCTAG
- the Chrng gene encoding acetylcholine receptor subunit gamma, with product MHGGRGLLFLLPLLAVHMGAQGWNQEARLLADLMHSYDPHLRPAERDSDVVNVSLKLTLTNLISLNEREEALTTNVWIEMQWCDYRLRWDPQNYGGLWVLRVPSTMVWRPDIVLENNVDGVFEVALYCNVLVSPDGCIYWLPPAIFRSSCSISVTYFPFDWQNCSLVFQSQTYSTSEINLQLSQEGGQTIEWIFIDPEAFTENGEWAIQHRPAKMLLDAEAPAEEAGHQKVVFYLLIQRKPLFYVINIIAPCVLISSVAILIYFLPAKAGGQKCTVATNVLLAQTVFLFLVAKKVPETSQAVPLISKYLTFLMVVTILIVVNAVVVLNVSLRSPHTHSMARGVRKVFLRLLPQLLRMHVRPLAPPTMQDTRPRLQNGSSSGWSITTGEEMALCLPRSELLFRQRQRNGLMKAALEKLEKGLEPGQSQEFCGSLKQAAPAIQACVDACNLIARARHQQTHFDSGNEEWFLVGRVLDRVCFLAMLSLFICGTTGIFLMAHYNRVPAQPFPGDPRPYLPPPD from the exons ATGCACGGAGGTCGGGGGCTGCTGTTCCTCCTGCCACTGCTGGCTGTCCACATGG GGGCCCAGGGCTGGAACCAGGAGGCGCGCCTGCTTGCTGACCTGATGCACAGCTACGACCCCCACCTGCGGCCCGCAGAGCGGGACTCTGATGTCGTCAATGTCAGCCTGAAGCTCACCCTCACCAACCTCATCTCCCTG AACGAGCGAGAGGAGGCCCTCACCACCAATGTCTGGATAGAGATG CAGTGGTGTGACTATCGCCTGCGCTGGGACCCACAAAACTACGGAGGCCTGTGGGTGCTGAGGGTACCATCCACCATGGTGTGGCGGCCGGATATCGTGCTGGAGAACAA TGTGGACGGCGTCTTCGAGGTGGCCCTCTACTGCAATGTGCTGGTGTCCCCTGATGGCTGTATCTACTGGCTGCCACCGGCCATCTTCCGCTCTTCCTGCTCCATCTCCGTCACCTACTTCCCTTTTGACTGGCAGAACTGCTCCCTCGTCTTCCA GTCTCAGACCTACAGCACCAGTGAGATCAACCTGCAGCTGAGTCAGGAAGGCGGCCAGACCATCGAGTGGATCTTCATTGATCCCGAGGCCTTCACAG AGAACGGGGAGTGGGCCATCCAGCACCGACCAGCCAAGATGCTGCTGGACGCAGAGGCGCCAGCCGAGGAGGCAGGCCACCAGAAAGTGGTGTTCTACCTGCTCATCCAGCGCAAGCCCCTCTTCTACGTCATCAACATCATCGCCCCCTGCGTGCTCATCTCCTCTGTGGCCATCCTTATCTACTTCCTGCCTGCCAAGG CGGGCGGCCAGAAGTGCACAGTGGCCACCAATGTGCTCCTGGCCCAGACCGTCTTCCTCTTCCTGGTGGCCAAGAAAGTACCTGAGACCTCGCAGGCAGTGCCACTCATTAGCAA GTACCTGACCTTCCTCATGGTGGTGACCATCCTCATTGTCGTGAATGCTGTGGTGGTGCTCAATGTATCCTTGCGGTCCCCCCATACACACTCTATGGCCCGAGGGGTTCGAAAG GTGTTCCTGCGGCTCTTGCCACAGCTGCTACGGATGCATGTTCGCCCACTGGCTCCACCCACTATGCAGGACACCCGCCCCAGGCTCCAGAATGGCTCCTCCTCAGGGTGGTCCATCACAACTGGGGAGGAGATGGCTCTCTGCCTGCCACGCAGTGAACTCCTCTTTCGGCAGCGACAGCGCAATGGATTGATGAAGGCAGCACTGGAGAAGCTAG AGAAAGGCCTAGAGCCAGGACAGAGCCAGGAGTTCTGTGGCAGCCTGAAACAGGCCGCCCCTGCCATCCAGGCCTGTGTGGACGCCTGCAACCTCATTGCCCGCGCCCGGCACCAGCAGACTCACTTTGACAGT GGGAATGAGGAGTGGTTCCTGGTGGGCCGCGTGCTGGACCGcgtctgcttcctggccatgctCTCACTCTTCATCTGCGGCACTACTGGCATCTTCCTCATGGCCCACTATAACCGGGTGCCCGCCCAGCCATTCCCTGGAGACCCCCGCCCCTACCTGCCCCCACCAGACTGA